ATTAATATTTGCTTCATTGTTATCCAAATTGTTTTacctaatattaaatattaataactTTAGATTACACATGCAAGTTGGCCATTTAGGAGAGAAAGCAACTATAGGATACTGATAGTGaacatttcatttttacttttactttttaagcaGAATACAAGATTAGTTAGaccaacattttatttttgagataagcaTTATAGTTTTTCGTTATGGCACCTTGATTATATGGAAATAagatgtttttgaaataaaagctTAAAATAATTAAGTATCAACAATCGAAACTAAATACAGTTTATAAACTTAAACATATGGGTAAACATAATCACAGAGAACATTTTAGGTCTTGTGGAAGgaattagtttttttaatgtacatgtagctgatacgtattttatttgtgaaacccaaatattcaaaatataaaagtatttatttgttaaagcGGTAAGCAGTGTAAGTATTCAAGTAATAACAGGAattattattacatatatatatatatatatatatacaactcatctaaacatcaacccaacaatgttagatctgtaaatttacttttgcaaattttttggtcttccctcgccgggattcgaacccatgcaactgcgatatcgtgacaccaaatcgcctgcactgtaaccGTCCCGCTACATCACACGATAACCTGGGCTTCATACAAATGAAGCTTTcagtgttacctttccacgtaaGTTTAATCTAACACCGttctacagtacatgatatataaggcatgcagATGTTATtcttacagatcagctaaattatctataataaaggatcatataattaatgtaagatacagccgcagaaaattatatatactagtataagaacgtctgaaccagtgacaactctacaacagatttatccatcggatcaccagcagtgatggtgatacatggctgtgtacattctgtatatacaactcgtctaaacatcaacccaacaatgatagatctgtaaatttgctttatcaaattgtttgccgggattcgaaccaatACTACTGAGATATCGTACCACCAAATCACCTGCACTGTAACCGGCGCGCTAGACTACACGAGCACCTGGGCCTCAAAATCAAGCTTTCAATGGCCAGGTATAACCTTTCCAAGTCAGTTATAATCTAGCGTGCTACTACAGTAATgttatataaggcatgaagatgatATTTTTACGGATCAGCTAAATTTTTTATAGTACatttagataatttagctgatatGCAGTCGGAAGTgtgacagttgttgttcattcgttaAGACTGTTTAGCATTAAGTTGGTTATTTTTGCGATTTTCCGTTTAACATAACTAATTTTTACTAATCAACGCCACTGTGTCGTCCACATTCCTCGAATATTACATCACGTACAGCAACTAATCATAGCCATAGACTCGACAATTTTATTTCGATTATGACATAACTGATTGCGACTTATTGTAGCAGCAGTCTCGTACTCGTATACTCGTTTGTGATATTTGCAGAATGTAACTTTACTTGTGGTAAGCAACACAACAGTTGTTACTGGTGAATCAGCGTCTAAATTTGTCCTTAGTTTATAGTCAGGATTCGTGTTTaacaatatttgaatttttttaaagtattgtaTGGACTTCTTTTGATAAGTTCTTGATTTTCATCATCATTTATGTGGATTAAATTGTCCGATTCCTTACGTctttatttttaacagtttgTTAGAAAAAGTtgataataaacattatttttatgaaattttactaattttcacagatttaataaatttttcatgCATATTGCTATGGTTTTAGTTATACCATTTGCTCGatcatcatttttgtttgtctCAAATTGTTGATGTTGTTATGGTTGATGTTCTTGGTCTTGTTTGagtggtttttgtttttcaaaattactTTTTACATACTGTATCATTTTAAGATACAATAATTATTTCTGGTCTCCGTGTGATTTTCAAATTGTCTTGTTTGCAGACAAATACAAATAGAATGTGTGCTGTCAACATGCTTTATACAATGTAAATGTTATTCAACAATATGTATGACCTACTCACTAGTAAACATTGACATTTTACTCAGATCACGTAAATTAAAACTGTGAAAAACAACAGGTTTGTATGGTATATATACTGAACCAAAAAACAGTTTAAGTCATTCTGTAATTTACCATCAGCAAGATCGTTCCTTTTAATTTAGGAGTCATGAATAAATATCAGTTGAGCATCTATCATTTGAATAGAAGAGATACAGAAAGAGTCACACGAGATTCTATCTCAAGCGAGGGTGCAGAACTGTTGACACCGTCTCTTTGTACAAGTGAAAGTGCAAGTAGCAACAGTGACAGTTATCAATCTATTCCACAGGTATGTTGGGTCATTTATAGCTTTAGATTTGAAGAAGAATTTCATAATTCATCTAAAGAATGAAGATAATAATctatgtaaatacaaaaaaaaacccgaaaCAAATCAAAGACGAGAAAATATATGCATTCCTATATTAAACAATAGGGAGAGACAACAGCTTAATTTAATTTGTTGCAATTACTTCAATGTACGATATTCgcgtttttattcattattttgtacttttcatctatttcttttctgttttcttaatatttaaattctGTTTTGTAGGTTTTGTTATCATTCGACAGATCAATTAAGAATTGGTTATCTTCCTGTGATACTAATGAGAAACCATCGCACTCGTACATCGCTATGATTTCAATGGCAATACTGAGTAAACCGAACAAGAAAATGTTACTCAACGATATATATCAGTTTATCATGGATACTTTTCCCTTCtacaataataatgaaaaagcaTGGAGAAACAGCATCCGGCATAACATTTCAATTAACGAGTGCTTCGTAAAAATTGGCAAGTCCGATAAAGGGAAAGGCAACTATTGGTCTATTCATCAAGACTGTATAGAGGAATTTGCAAGAGGAGATTACAGGCGTCGGAATATAAGACGAAGAGCACGAAAAAGTTCTGTAAAAACTGCCGATTGTTCACCTATTGTATTCTGCAACCGAAATAATTACGAATATATACCGATGACATTGTCGCACACTGGATTCTTCCCATACCATGTACAAGGATCCCCAATGCATAAAACTCCTCAAAATCAACCTCAAAATCAACATCAAAATCAACTGAATATTCAGACTCCTGTATCGTCATTCGGGTTGACACAAACGAATCTTCCGGCAGTCATGCATACGTTCAGAAGCGATTCATTATTTCCCGTTTCGCAATACTCGTCAAAAGGGGAATCATGCAATGCACTATCAACATATCACACTACGTCATCCTTTAAACCGGGCTCTAATTCAGCTTTTTATTCATCTAGTCAGATacataaagatatttttgattGGTGAAAAAACTTGTGTCACATTATCTAGAGAAGGTGTAACAGtgtactgtttaaaaaaaaaatagaattatcaATACAGTGACGACTGAGTTTGCATAAGTCTGCAGCGTAGACTTACATAATTGTTCAGAGAAAACGAGGACACTTGCATTATAAATTGATATCATATTTACCacagtgttaaaaaaaagactgaAATGTATATTAGAGATTgaactttagttaaagtgtttgtataaaatgattgagattaaaattgataaatagtGAAAGCATTTATGAGAGGAACAGATAACATTATAACGTACCAAAActgtatttagaaataaaagaattaactctaaaaattttattttcgttgctgtatatattgatttttacgGAGTCTCTGGTCATTTATTTGCTATTCAATGATCAGTTTGTTATCTGGCTACAGATGCGCATTAGTTTCTCCATAGGCGATAATGGTTACGTTTTTTTCTgttgctcagtccatatcgttaaCTTGGATATATGTGATGgctcgtttcgaagctgagacattttgacatatgtggttaaattttcggggttctttgaaaatttaatactttaaacacatttaatagctccatagattttacacatttattctgtgttcccctTCTTTCTAAATTAACTCAAACGGTTAAGCTCAGTCacttgtttatcatagaaaagtGTCAAATATTACTACACagagaatttttgtttacacgtgacttttgagttcctcatttcaaggcgcattagggatgttgtcccatcTACTCaggttttgattttcctttgGTAGtttaaggccgtgttcacattgacctaaattcggtgttgtgtaagtgtaactcacacgtaaactaaacacaattgcgttcccattgataaaactcaatgtgtacatgtagtttaaatcatgttttatctacacacagtcgatagtcaatgtaggccttgtgtaggttaagtgtacacaaaactaggcatttagaacattagttttaccgtgtatatatttaaggaggaaacttttttttagtaaaattgatatttttgataatttttagtaTAGTTCTTTATAGAAATTGCTGTCTAAATTTTAcacgtactttattaacccctgatcaagacacaaagcagcatcattgccgaacccataaggcagcaaccaattgatttttcgggggggggggggggctattataGTTAAGTATTaaacataaaggcaaggggGTGGGGTTGGTGAGCTAGGggttttgttttggaaacaaaaaaatgttttcagtttttggccctgaattttttgtttgtttgtttcactcTCAGATGCCACTTtaaataatgctaaaattgatttcgacttgtcaccaaaatttgtcctggaaaaaaaaaatagccctCGCCCCTCTTCCCCCCCCCCACCGCTCCCCCTCCCCTCCCCAAAAAATGAAGTTAAaagttgctgcctaattcatttgaaaaggtcttcccgaatcgacttgacgtacacagaaatattcgccactggtctttactcaaacaacgattcacgcataaatgcatgactaaaataAGTGTTGGGTAAATGATACGTTTGTCTAGTATCAAAACGTTACTCTATTcttttaccaaatactccttggagaagaaataccatttgaaacaaacagaaaagatgaaaatgtagtgatccctaatatctcaatccattttttcggctgtaagcacgctgctgAAGCTAACGTTTCTgatgcgtaatcgagacatctttagtatattcaaactactgcaaattataaaaatggctttcttaaagtagcaaccacttaactaaaaaaagggggagggttgtgtattttttttttatctgagtcagattatttttttcgagcgtacgtttttattcctttttttagatgctggtgatcaaatacatttgtttcaatatttaacacactataatattttttttatcatctgtatgaccatattttttttatcaaattggggatcggaatatttccattcccacCACCACCacccttttgaagtcaaatggttgttcccttaccgctagaaaaattgtccaaaattttgaattcagttctacgtaatgaacatttaaatgacatatagtttacaagtgggaacaaatcttatgtacaggtagctaaacaaggtgtatagatgtgaacaaatgtaatgtgaaaccagtgtacactacactaaactaattgtaaacatgtttactctacacggcgtttggtgtgaacacggcctaagtcTTTCCTTTTCGTGTTGGTCCGGTGTATCTGATTTTATTGACGATACATATCTATTCTATAAGTTGATGCCCTTATTTATCAATTAAGTTATTAAAGATGGAATAAAACCCTGTTGTTAAGTGTTTATTTTGTGCAAGTACTCCTGTTGTGTACTAAATTAAGTTCAGCATCAACAAACAATTAgtttgaaagtaaaatattgCTCATagcttttataattttagtaaagaatatttattttgataattagaGTCAAATATGGAATTGTATGTCACAAAAggatgcatttttatttattcaagattAAATTTGCAAAAACAGACATGATTTTGAACTAAAACCTTATAAAGTTTACTGTTTTGACACATTATTATCAAGCAAGCTTACATGTTTACTTACTGTCCTTATAACCTTTACATTGGCCTTAGTGACTTACTGAAAATAGTACAAACATTGTTTATTGTACACAGGTGATCataaacagataaatatatttatgaaatatagtttgatataaaattaatttttggcCTCATCTTGTTATGATAAAGGAAAAGAATACTTCTTTGAACTATTATGTGATATAAAAGATTCGTAAttgaatataatttgttttggatatACGATCGCTATCTTAAGTACTAGTTCAGTAGAcagcaaatgaaaaaaaaaaaagataagaaattgAAATAACGCGAAAGGTCTTCGACGAAAGAAGGGGCTGTTCTTGTTGATAAGCTCTTAAATATATAGAGATTTGacagattttgtaaaaattaatccTTTGGAATATTGAAATTCAACAATCAAAGACAAATAGTATGGTCATAAGACATCGAACTATGATTACATACTATCGAATGATAATTTAGATGGAATATTAGATAAggaatttatttacaaattccATTGCCAGCAAAGGATCAATgcataattaaaacaaatgcatCAAGGCATGTCTTCCATATTGAAATTATGTTTACCAATTCAGAAACCACTTATCAACAAAATATTGGACaataaaactaatttaaaaaaacctcaTTTTACTATTACAGGGCCCTTTGaatctaaataaatataatacatatctaaaaacagattttttgaCACATGTAAAGTTGATTGAATGAAACGAACTGAGTTtcgttgtactgttacaccactgtttcAGGCTAGGGTGAGGGTTAGGATTCctttaacatatttaaccccacCATACTGtatgtatgtgactgtcccaagtcagaagcctgtaattcagtggttttcgtttgttgatgtgttacatgcttgtttttctttctttttttggtacatcaattaggccattagttttctcgttggaAATGTTTTCATGTGTCGTTTCGGGACTTTATATAGgcgactatgtggtatgggcatTGCTCGATGTTGACGGCTGTACGAAAACCTATAGCTAATTTCTGCTTCCAGAGAGTTGcttcattggcattcatacgtgtcataccacatattcttttttatattgagtaTTTACATATCATGGGACCGTACTGATGATGCACTAATATATCTTCATCTTTTCCTTTGATATGCAAATGATTATACTAAACCGGTTTATTGTACTTTTGCTGTTTCAATATGAAACACAATtagaatatttgttaaaatatatgtataattctAAAACTATCTATACGTTGTTAAAACAAAGATTAACAGCAAATCCAAATTCAGATGTGATAAATTTATATGATATACAGTTGTAGAAACGGTGCCTAGCTGATGGTCTTGCTAACGCAAGAATTGTATGCATAAACTGTAACTATAGTCCAATCTCTAAAATACGTTTGTTCCCTATATTTATACTATACGTCTATGTTGCAGATGTATACAACATGTCCAGAACATTTAGTAAACTTATTCATCACTGATcgataatttgtatttattcaaagCAGAAACATTTAAACCCCAATTTATGTTATGTAAGATAAGTATATATTTCTGACAAGATGAATAAAAAGCCGAATTAAAGCTCGGTTTGAATGTTAAAGACAAACTATTTGTAGATGGTGCATTGTACGATGGTCTTCTTCATGATGGCACAGAAACAGGAAATAATGAATCGCTGCCATACACTGCATGACAGCCGGAAATTGCGTTGActtcttttcaaatgtaaatacaGAATGCTGCATATTCTGGTGTTGGTTGTGAAATTTTGAACGCATTAAAGATTATTTCATTGAGTATGGATTAAATCAATTCGCGATGATGTCATTGGAACATAACCTTTATTATAACTAGTGTCGAATTCAGCTGTTTTTATAGAACTTTTGCTTACTCTTCGTTTAGCATTCCGACGCCTGAAATCTCCTTTTGCAAAATCTTCTATACATGATAAGTGAATAGACAAATAGTTGTCTATGTCGTTATCGGACCTGCCACTTTCCATGAAACACTCGTTGAGAGAAAGATTATGTCGTATGCTGTTTCGCCATGCTTTTTCTTTGTTCTTGTAAAAGGGAAATTATCCATTATTTATTGGTTTATGTCATTAAGTAACATTTTCTTGTTTGGTTTTCTAAGTATTGCCATTGAAATCATAGCTACATAAGAATGCGATGGCTTCTGATATTTTATCACTGACAGTAAGATAATATATGCTTAATTGAACTATCTGAATATAACTGAACctacaaaaagaataataagtgttttaaaatataaaaccaatgatgaatataagaaaataatgaaGAAATCATTTTGCTTTGTTTGCAATCTGTACCTTTTTATCAAATGCATGAATTGATACATAGTTTTTGAACATATGTCTGTTTGAGTTACAATGCTGATGTTATTAtgattgatataatatatatactcaTTAAATAAGATTCAACACTGTTATTGTATCTACTGCCACTTTCACTTGTCCCAACccatttttgaaatagaatCTCGTTGAACTATTTCTGGATCTCCCATGGTCAAACGATAGATGCTGAACTGTGAGGAACAATTTCGTTGAGAGAAAGTTACagaatgccgtatttggcgaaaccttttcaacttttgatcttcagtgctgtacaactttgtactttttttcactttcgatcttttatatctgggcgtcactggtgagtcttgggtggacaaggcgcgttttttgcgtattgaattttaaacctgatgctttttgttatctattaatcatttttttctttgtctaatatgt
Above is a window of Mytilus trossulus isolate FHL-02 chromosome 4, PNRI_Mtr1.1.1.hap1, whole genome shotgun sequence DNA encoding:
- the LOC134716498 gene encoding forkhead box protein I3-like, with translation MNKYQLSIYHLNRRDTERVTRDSISSEGAELLTPSLCTSESASSNSDSYQSIPQVLLSFDRSIKNWLSSCDTNEKPSHSYIAMISMAILSKPNKKMLLNDIYQFIMDTFPFYNNNEKAWRNSIRHNISINECFVKIGKSDKGKGNYWSIHQDCIEEFARGDYRRRNIRRRARKSSVKTADCSPIVFCNRNNYEYIPMTLSHTGFFPYHVQGSPMHKTPQNQPQNQHQNQLNIQTPVSSFGLTQTNLPAVMHTFRSDSLFPVSQYSSKGESCNALSTYHTTSSFKPGSNSAFYSSSQIHKDIFDW